A single region of the Macrobrachium rosenbergii isolate ZJJX-2024 chromosome 5, ASM4041242v1, whole genome shotgun sequence genome encodes:
- the LOC136838832 gene encoding uncharacterized protein: protein MDLLVKCPICMEQYSEERVPRILTCGHSLCTNCTGDTLNGVKTCPECHEKLFADDVIEIPVNFPLLRLIRALAEEKGEEELTETLVPAFPVDEPSTDQFSGVSNCDAHGSPMSFLCCTCSMWVCQDCLVVDHPVFPRGMCHILGISEAMAKIRSDHEICSNKILQVITNMKCNFDFETTIHEHCLQNCPAMQGGHRRLIKRIGSHLEKVERNNLIAVQKAKEFVENLTEEANTTMSAKEITSLGQELVNFEVKLKRHALKEKRRKMLVLQNVMEHLKLDLKILGKGKEPAHAILEEDEGCKWSRITIRDNRLLLYSLNEGKPPIQGINIPFEYARKMIPNERTTVFYEIGNEEEVLGRVYVRLQNSSALARQVVLMCSGEKGVSYKGTCLYRYDKAHGILEGGDYENNDGSGGKAILEGTADCDSYSENWTSPGILTAIRCSTKFQFHVKRLKRNVHLVIGKVMEGLDVLQAAPDLQLGEVFVRDCGLFIPMSVDDDQQDETD, encoded by the exons ATGGATTTGCTTGTGAAGTGTCCTATATGCATGGAACAATACAGTGAAGAGCGCGTGCCTCGTATCCTGACTTGCGGCCACTCGCTGTGCACTAATTGTACTGGAGACACCCTGAACGGCGTTAAAACCTGTCCGGAATGTCACGAGAAACTATTTGCAGACGATGTTATCGAAATTCCCGTCAACTTCCCACTTCTAAGGCTTATCCGAGCATTAgcagaagagaaaggagaagaagaacttACAGAAACACTCGTACCAGCGTTCCCAGTAGACGAACCTTCCACCGACCAGTTCTCGGGTGTGAGTAACTGCGATGCTCACGGCAGTCCCATGTCCTTCTTGTGTTGCACCTGCAGCATGTGGGTTTGTCAAGACTGCTTGGTAGTGGATCACCCGGTTTTCCCACGTGGCATGTGTCACATTCTTGGGATTTCGGAGGCCATGGCGAAAATACGAAGCGACCACGAGATATGCTCAAATAAAATCTTGCAAGTCATCACCAACATGAAATGTAACTTCGACTTTGAAACAACCATCCATGAACATTGTCTTCAAAACTGTCCAGCTATGCAGGGTGGTCATCGCCGCCTTATCAAACGCATAGGGAGTCATttagaaaaagtggaaagaaataaCCTGATAGCTGTCCAAAAAGCGAAGGAATTTGTTGAAAATTTGACGGAAGAGGCGAACACAACTATGTCAGCAAAGGAGATCACGAGTTTAGGGCAAGAACTCGTCAATTTCGAAGTCAAACTAAAGAGACATGCTCttaaggaaaagagaaggaaaatgctGGTGTTGCAGAATGTCATGGAGCACTTAAAACTG GATCTGAAAATTCTGGGCAAGGGGAAGGAACCAGCGCACGCCATCCTAGAGGAGGACGAGGGATGCAAGTGGTCCCGCATCACCATTAGAGATAATCGTCTTCTCTTATATTCCCTGAATGAGGGGAAGCCACCGATTCAAGGGATTAACATTCCG TTTGAATATGCCCGGAAGATGATCCCCAACGAAAGAACGACGGTGTTCTACGAAATCGGAAATGAAGAAGAGGTTCTAGGTCGAGTTTACGTTCGGCTGCAGAATAGCAGCGCTTTGGCCAGACAGGTAGTGCTGATGTGTTCGGGGGAGAAAGGCGTGTCTTACAAGGGAACCTGCCTTTACAGGTACGACAAAGCGCACGGCATCCTGGAAGGCGGAGATTACGAAAACAACGACGGATCTGGTGGCAAGGCCATCCTCGAAGGAACGGCCGACTGCGACTCGTATTCGGAAAATTGGACGTCTCCTGGTATCCTCACGGCAATCCGATGCTCCACAAAATTCCAGTTCCACGTGAAGCGTCTCAAGAGGAATGTCCACTTGGTTATTGGCAAGGTCATGGAAGGGCTTGACGTCTTGCAAGCGGCTCCTGATCTTCAATTAGGAGAGGTATTTGTTAGAGACTGCGGGCTATTTATTCCCATGAGTGTGGACGATGATCAGCAGGATGAGACAGATTGA